The Thermodesulfobacteriota bacterium genome contains a region encoding:
- a CDS encoding MinD/ParA family protein, translating to MRDQAQRLRELAARARAEDGETAPALASPPRRVLAVASGKGGVGKTSLVANLGAVLARRGRRVTVLDADFGLANLDILLNLNPPRNLGHLLRGEARAEEVVVEASPGLRVISGASGVQALADLGGEERRGLLEALAPLTDGQDFLLLDAAAGIGRNVVDLCRAAREVLLVTNAEPTSLTDAYGLAKVVWAQDPGVEVRLVVNGVAGAGEGQAVHARLDEVVMRFLRRRLAYLGHVARDEHVGRSARRQAPFVLAYPRCAASRCVEALAEALLESAPPPAEEGFWERLLGRQKEER from the coding sequence GCCCAGCGGCTGCGGGAGCTGGCCGCCCGGGCGCGAGCCGAGGATGGGGAGACGGCGCCTGCCCTGGCGTCCCCGCCCAGGCGGGTGCTGGCGGTGGCCAGCGGCAAGGGGGGCGTGGGGAAGACCAGCCTGGTGGCCAACCTGGGGGCGGTGCTCGCCCGGAGGGGCCGGCGGGTCACGGTGCTCGACGCGGACTTTGGGCTCGCCAACCTCGACATCCTCCTCAACCTCAACCCCCCGCGCAACCTGGGGCATCTGCTGCGGGGAGAAGCCCGGGCCGAAGAGGTCGTGGTGGAGGCCTCCCCCGGCCTGCGCGTGATCTCGGGCGCCTCGGGGGTACAGGCCCTGGCGGACCTGGGGGGCGAGGAGCGCCGCGGGCTCTTGGAGGCCCTGGCGCCCCTCACGGACGGTCAGGACTTCCTCCTCCTGGACGCCGCCGCGGGCATCGGGCGCAACGTGGTGGATCTGTGCCGGGCCGCCCGGGAGGTGCTCCTGGTCACCAACGCCGAGCCCACGAGCCTGACCGACGCCTACGGCCTGGCCAAGGTCGTGTGGGCGCAAGACCCCGGGGTGGAGGTGCGCCTGGTGGTCAACGGGGTCGCCGGCGCCGGGGAGGGCCAGGCGGTGCATGCCCGGCTCGACGAGGTGGTAATGCGCTTCCTGCGCCGGCGCCTGGCCTACCTGGGGCACGTGGCCCGGGACGAGCACGTGGGCCGCTCCGCCCGCCGCCAGGCCCCCTTCGTGCTGGCCTACCCCCGATGCGCCGCGAGCCGCTGCGTGGAGGCCCTGGCCGAAGCCCTGCTGGAGTCCGCGCCTCCCCCTGCCGAAGAGGGATTCTGGGAAAGACTCCTCGGAAGGCAAAAGGAGGAAAGATGA